The following nucleotide sequence is from Eschrichtius robustus isolate mEscRob2 chromosome 10, mEscRob2.pri, whole genome shotgun sequence.
AGTTTATATTAGGATTCAgtcttgatgttgtacattctatgggtttggacaaatttataatgGCATGTATCTACCATTGTTTTATCAACTACTCCATTTTTTATACTCTAAACTCTGTTGTTTACTTTGACTTTTTATCTTATCAATATACCCTGGATATCATTCTatagtaatataaaaatattactcATTCCTTTACAACTGTATAACACTGTGTTATGTGGATGTaccttagtttttttttctgaccCATTATTCATAGCCATTTGGGTGTTTCCAGTCTTATGtaattataaacagtgctgttGTAATGAGTGGATGTATGCATTTATACTTTTGGGTTTTTGCCAGTGTATCTTTGGAACGAATTTCCAGAAGTGTGATTTCTGGGtcagaagaaaaatacaaacgTAATTTTGCTAGATTTTGTGCTCCCACGAGTAACATATGAGAGTGAGTGCCTTTTCCTAAGTCTTACCAACAGAATGTGTTGTCAGACTTTGAGATTTACCAATCTGATAGGTGAGAAATTgtattttagtgtttttcctATTACAAGTAaggttgaatattttttcattatttaagggctattttcatttctttttctatcatttatatgtttatatattttgctcatttttatattaggttaaattactttttatttggaaatgagtAACAATATGAGCATGGCATATAAAAACTTGTGGGATTTAGGCCAAAGTGACACACAGGAGAAAATGTGTAGAAATTACATTgattagaaaacaattaaaaaggtaaataaattaaCTAAGCATTCTATGGAAGATATTacaaaaagaatgacaaaaacaACCATTCAAAGTAGACTAAATAACTTACTAAAGATAAAGAGCAGAAATTGATGAAATATGAAACTAATATGATAAATGATAAAAAAGTAAAGAACTGATTTACTGAAGACAAAAGAATGACAAAGAACTCTTTAAAAGTATACTAAAGATCTTATTAATGATAAAAgcagaaaattatgaaatataaaacttataaaacaaagtcctttttaaaaaggCCTGAATAATAAAACCAAATGTGCTGACTCTTGGAAAAGATCAGTACATGAACAAGTATCTTTGAAAAAAACTAGTAAAATAGCTTTCTTGTCTCATCAAGGAAAAAGTGTAAAGACACAAATAGCAatgttaaagaaatggaaagttgaCATACCTACAGAATAAGAGGAGGTTTTAAAATTAtgagtgaaatatatatatatatatattatatgtgtgttTTCTAGGAAACTGTACATTGCAAAAACTGATTCAAGAAAAGGAGATAACCCTATATTAATCCCTAGGAAACtttgaaaaagtaattaaaattgaCCCATTTAAAAAGATTGTGCCAAGGATGGTCTGCTTCTGCCTACAGTGTAGAAAGCTGGAAAAAGCTTTGTTCTCACTCTCCCAACAAGAAAATGTCTGATAACCTACAAAACCATAATTTTTCCTGAATCCATCAAAGAGCTGAAGTTAGAGGGAAAACAGCCTGAAGACCATGGAAAGACAGGAGCCTCCAAGGGAAGCTGGGACATGAGCCCTGGCTCACTTGTGGTAggacacaggaagaagaaaagacacGGAGTGTCACACAAGCCGGTAAGAATAATCCAGTTAACATTTTTAGTGAATTGTTAAATGTCAAATGTGGGCTAACTTGAGAAAACAGAACCACTGGGAGCTGCGGGCACAAGGGGAGTTTGCACCTACTTTTCTAGGTTCTTTTCCGTGGACCTTCACCAAGCTGCTACATGAATGTCAAAACCCCACCTGACTTTGTTAAGCTGCAGCTTGGGGAGAGAAGGGCAGCAGAACCTCTTCCCCCAGGACAGAGCTGAAACCCATGCAGCTGGggtcagagaaaaggaaaaaaaccctctaCCTCAAGAGGAGGGTCAGGGAACCATCCTGAGGCCAGATCTTTAGAGGAGACTAATGTTGGAGAAATCGTGGACCACTGAGAAAGCCCTCACCCCCAAGACCCAGGACCACAGAGCCTGCCTAAGACTGAGGTGGACAGGATAACAGAGAAAGCCCCTGACCCCACCACCCAGCTAGCAAGCACCAGTCTCAAGCAACAGCAGTCTACTGCTGAGGGAATAGGTGAGTGTGAAGACCCCTTGTGGGCACACAGTGAAGCTCTACAGTTGAGAGCAGAGGAGGAACACTGAAACAAAACCCTCCAGCAACCCAACCCTCACCCCAAGCACCAGTTAACACACAAGGAATTGGAAACCAGTAGTGCACTGAAGGTAACCATAGTGACAATGAAACCCAAACTCAGTTCAAATCTTGACTAGATTCACTAGACCCAGTCCACTGATAAATGAGCACAGAAGGAGGTGTTCCCATTTCCAGGCATGGCATAAATACTACTTATCTTAGACTCTACTATCATATGCATAGCATCtggcattcaattaaaaaaaacaaacaaactgtaagatataaaaagtgagaagaaaaaaggTCTTGGATCCTGTGGTTTTATGAGTGAGTTCTACCAAATCTTTGAGGAACATATAATTATGCTATCATTTACGTTATCCAAGAGTATTAAAAACCAGGGAGGTAGGAAATAGAAgatcaatattaaagaaaatttcaTGAGGTGGGATACAGAACCCACTTCATATTTACAAGTCACTGGCCATCACACCAACTGGTGTAACCTAGGCAGTCAAAGCTGCCCTGGCTTGAGGCTTCTGCTCTGATCCAAAGTGGCCACAGAAGTATGGCCTCCTTTCAGTTTTCCAAGGATCCATAAAGAAATTAAATCTCTTCTGGCTTGTTTCTGGATTAAATTGGAAGCTGAGCTCTCTCTAGAGCAGAATTTGTCTTGTTTGGTCCACAGACATGACCCAATTTCCTCACCAAAACTTGACTTACAGAAACAGGGGGCAGCTCATAAGCCATATTCgccaatttgattttttaaacattgtttgAAATTTTGATTTATCTTGAGTACTAAGTTTTTTGGTGCCCCCAGAATTCTGTACTCTAGTTGAGTGCCTCATGGGCCTCACCCTATTCTGGGCTTGCTCAGAGTCCTCTGTCCTAGAGACTCACTAGGTTCATTGCAGGGGGAGCGTGAGTCCTGCGTGCTGGTCTAATATCTCCTTACCCCACAACACCGCACTTTTTCTCTGAAGCTGTTTGTCCTCTGCTAACCTAAAAATGCCTTCATTTAAATCTTCCTGAGTGAGTGAGGGGAGAAAAGAGAGGTGGGGGAAAAggtcagaagcaaagaaaacaaggagcaggaggaggaagtGGCCAGTGCCCAGTGAACCCACACGTGTGAAAGGCTAATCCAGAAATCACTCAGTAATCACCACCATGAAATCAGACCAGGTGACATCGCTCACTGCGCAGATGCtcaccttccccacctcccacagAGCCTCACTTCCTAAACCCAAGCGACCTTCTGAAATCTGGCCACTCTGTCCCAGCTCTTGACCCCATGCCCCTCCTACGCAACACCCTTTACACACCATTAGCTTCTTTCCAAAGTCCCCATCTACTTCTCATCCAGGGCAACATGCTTTTCCGGCTTTCAAGAGAAGGGTGCTGGCTCGTGTGCTCAGTAAACAAAGACGGGAGTGCAGAGGGCTGTTTGAAGTTCCAAGACACATCTTACGCTGGAGAGTTTGAAAAAAGGGTGAGGTTTTGGAGGCTCGGACATAGAAGGCAGAACAGTGCTTGGAACTCAGCTGCACTCAATGTTCAGAACAGCACTGGTGGGTCAGTCATGCTCAAAGGAACAGAGTGTTGAAAGAGTGATTACGTTTTAAGATAGTTTGGCTGTCAACCAAATAACATGTTACTGCCTACTGCCAAGTCAGGCACTACTGTTGATTGGtgaattttaataaatgataataataaataaactggTTTAGAAGGAAGACATCATTTCTTAGGTGAATCTCTTGTGGAGGGGATGGGAATTGGGATGGGGGGATCTTGGCTTCCACTGGGTCCCAGAACGTTTCTTTATAGAAGGTGGGCCTCTGTCCATACTCCTCCCGGAGTATCCATTTTCTCATCAATCTCATGCTGACCATATTAACTTAGATGAGTCATCCATCTCTCCCTCTTGCAGTTTCTCTGCCTGAAATGGAGTCAGTATCATTGGCCTCTTCCCCTCACACTCAGTGCTGGCTAAGTGGCAAGGTGGGCGAGCACAGGAAAGGAGGCCTAGGAGTGAAGGCAGAGCCAGAAGACAGGGCCCAGCCTAAGGAAGGCCAGCCAGAGGTCCAAAGGTCTCCTGAAACTGACTctttaaggtgattttttttttttaaacatctttattggagtataattgctttacaatggtgtgttagtttctgctttataacaaagtgaatcagttatatatatacatatgttcccatatctcttccctcttgcatctccctccctcccaccctccctacaaGGTGATATTTTTGGAGTTTGACTGGCTCTTTATTGGACTCTTTTAATTTTTCCCCAGTTCTGAGGATCTGGcctgcttttttccctctctaTCATTACAACTGCTCTTCTGCTGGGGTTTCTGCCCCTTCAAGACTGATGAAGACCAGGAGGCTTCCTCTCAATGTTTGTGCTACTTTATTATCACACAAGCAAGTACACaccttctttcatttttcacttttcaaaaatgtttccacTGCTAGTGATTGTGGGGAAAGAGGGCATACCACAGCACAAAGAAACAGGGAAACCACAAGTAATTAGGATTGTTTAAAATTACAAATCACTGGTTTTAGTTATCCTTGGTCATTTTTGAGGTATCAAAGGGGAATAATGCTCATAGAGCAGTGATGCATGTGGTTCAGAACTGAAGCAgaatcacagtaaaaaaaaaaaaaatttaataatttatatatttaattataataataaacacAATCATGCAAAAATAACTTCCACGTAAATCCTTCACTAGTATGTCTCAAGAACCATGAAAGAGACACACAGTTCTCAGAAATacttcatatttctttctttctttttttaaaaagttaattagtttatttttggctgcgttgggtttttgttgctgcttgcgggctttctctagttgcggcgagcagaggctactctttgtagaggtgtgcaggcttctcattgcggtggcttctcttgttgtggagctcgggctctaggtgcgcaggcttcagtagttgtgacacgcgggctcagtacttgtggctcacaagcttagttgctctgcggcatgtgggatcttcccagactagggatcgaactcatgtcccctgcattggcaggcagattcgtaaccactgcgccaccagggaagtcctaatactTCATATTTCTATACTGATTTTTGCCTCACCCCCCCTTTCTCATCTACTTTCTTCATATACTACAGCTTCTCCTATACTTCCTCCTTGGGGCCCCATCTCATCCCAGATAGACTCCTTAAATACTCTGAGCCCAGGGACTCactctttattttatataaattttatataaaataactaagATCTTCCACCCTTCTGCCACTTCCTGGATCTTGCTCTTTCCTATTCAATTTCTCaccaaaacaaagaagcaaaaaacCAACCACCACAACAAAATACCCTGCTCTGGAATGACACACACCTCCTTAAAGGGTGTTGGAGAGGAGGAACCTATCTGACAAACTATAAGGCACTAGTTACCCTTTATTGGAACTGGAGGAGAGAAAACATAGAGATACTTCCTTACTCAGATATTCATGTGATCACAGGAACTAGGCCTGACCTGTCATAATGCCCAGCCTGACTAATCCTCAAGTTTTGGTTTAAAACAAAGAAGCCCAACCCTATGCGCGGGCAGTTCTCAATGAGAATGTTATCCCTCCTTACTCTAATACTTAATTGTAGCTCGGGGGCTCTACCATTTACCTGTTCTTGGGACCCAAGTGCTAGTGCAGACCTTTCAGTTGGAAATTCTGGGTCTTTCCCAGCTTTTTGGACTTACAGCAgtgatgatagtaataataatggtgAGGATGATTATAGCTGACTTTGATAGGGCACTTTCTATGTGCTCGGTACTGGGTAAACACATAAAACTGATTGTCTTCTCTGGTTTCCAAGTCCTAAAGAACTGTTTTAGTTACCCATTGTTGCCTAACAAATTGccccaaaacttagcagctttAAACAGCACACacttatcatctcacagtttctgtgggtctggAATTTGGCCATGACTTAGCTGGGTCCTCGGTTTCAAGTTCTCTCAATCAAGGTGTTGCTTAGGGTCTGGTCATTTCAAGGCTCAACTGGGCAAGGCTTTCATGTCATTGGCAGGATGCAGTTCCTCACTGGCTGGGGGACTAAGAGCCTCAGTTCTTTACTGACTGTTGGCCAGTAGCTGCCTTGTCATGTGGGCTTCTCCAATATGGTGGCTTCCTTCTTCAAAGAGCGCAAGCCATGAGGGCAATAGAGAGAGTCTGCTAGCAAGACAGAGGTCACAatcttttgtaacctaatcacAGAAGTAccatcccatcacctttgccatattctattggttggAGTCAGGTCATTatgtccagcccacactcaagaggACATGGATAGCAGGAGGGAGGGATCGCCAGGGGTCATTTTAGAAATCTGTCAACCTCAAGACCAATTAGATCCAAGAACTCCTCTGTAAGTTTAACTGAAAGTGCTCAAAGAATTGCACATTGAGGGATGTACAACATTCTTTatgttaataataaatatattggacaaaggattaatctccaaaatatacaaacagctcatggagctcaatatcaaacagaCAACcaatccagtttaaaaatgggcagaagacctaaatagacatttcaccaaggaagatatacagatggccaagaggcacatgaaaagatactcaacatcactaattattagagaaatgcaaatcaaaactacaacgaggtaacacctcatactggtcagaatggccattatcaaaaaaactagaaacaataaatcctgaaaagggtgtggtgaaaagggaaccctgctgcATTGCTGCTGGGAACATAAATTGATAcgaccactatggaaaacaatatggaggttccttagaaaactaaaaatagaactaccatatgacccagcaagcccactactgggcatataccctgagaagaccataattcaaaaagagacatgtaccacagtgttcattgcagcactaattacaatagccaggacacagaaccaacctaaatgtccatcaacagatgaatggataaagatgtggcacatatatacaatggaatattactcagccataaaaagaaacgaaattgagttatttgtagtgaggtggatggacctagagtctgtcctacagagtgaagtaagtcagaaagagaaaaacaaataccatatgctaacgcatatatatggaatctaaaaaaaaaaaaaaatggtactgatgaacctagtggcagggcaggaataaagatgtagacatagaagatgaacttgaggacacggagtgcgagggagaagctggggcgaagtcagagtagcatcgacatatatacactataccgaatgtaaaatagttagctagtgggaagcagctgcatagcacagggagatcggctcggtgctttgcgatgacctagaggggtgggatggggaggatgggagggaggctcaagagggaggggatatggggacatatgtatgcatatggctggttcactttgttgtacaacagaaactaacacagtattgtgaagcaattatactccaataaagatctattaaaaaattaaaaaataaacatatatataaattggCATGTTAGATACTGGAAGTAAACATACATTtgattaaaattttgaatatggcaaaaaaaagaaacaattggagaaaaagggagaaggagtTGCTTTAAGGCTACAAGGATAATATCAAGATTAGAAGATGAAAGTAGGTGAGGATAAGGATTGAAGCTAATAAAGATAGAGGTTACGAGGTGAGATGAGGAAGgactgtatattattttttatccggtgactttctctctttctcctagcCCATAACATGAAAGTAGAGCTGAGGAGGTGGTGGGTATGAGACTAAAGGGTGTACATGGAACTTCTACTAGGGCACGGCACAAAGAACTGCTTTTTCCATTGGGATAGTAAATGCAAAAGAATAGTAATGCAGTAGTGGAGTAGTGGAGTATCAAAGAGGAACTGAAGATAACCTTTCTGGACAAAAGTGATCCAGAGTCCCTCTGGGAGGAGACTTTTGGCAGGGACGTGTCAAAGCatcaaataaaaaaggaaggaatcaGGGCATGAACCTGCTCTGGAGTAGGGTGTCTAAaccaaagacagacaagatggaAGAAACAAATtccaaacagaaaacagaaggctGGTTCTGGAAAGATTTTTTAAGGCAGTGCTACATAGAGCAATGGTACAGAGGAGAGGACAGGGAAAAATTTTTAGCAGCATCTACCAAAACAAATttcatttaatatgtattttgtgAGGGAAAAAATTGTAGGACTTTTCAGAGCCTTCAATATTTTCGTGCGCTCTGTGAAACCCTAAGATATGTTGCGGGGAGGGTAAGGATTGAACAGGCAGCACTTCTCATACGTATTTGTTTTTCATGGAGGTGGAAACATGCTACACATGTTTAGGGAATGCTCTTTTATCAAATACCTGTGGCCTTTTTGAGAGCAGGAATGGTGAGATCTGGTTTAAATACTTCTACTGAGCCAAGTATGGTGGCCAGTGGTTGAgcaaataagcaaaaaaatttaTCTAACACCTATGTATGAACAAGAAATGACCCTAGGATTATTTCAACATTCGGGCCCCAACAATGGGAAAGATACAAAATCAGACTCAGAGCAGAAGTCACCAGATTATTGTCATTTACAACCATCCTCCGAAATCCCCTCACATTCCTGAAGATGTGTCGATTACAATCCTTCTCGATAGCACTTTCTTCCCCCTCCTGCTGACACCGGGGCTTTTTTCTTGGAATCTTTCCAACATTATAATGTGAGGGCAATAAAGGGAGATTCACTGAGAGAAGCAAGACAAATGTGGTAAGAgccttaaaaattatcttttcaggacagaaaaaggaagaagcaatTAGGAAAGGACTCCCTGCCAAACCACAAAGAAAAGAGTTCAGCAAGGAATGCTAATTTCTCTAGCATTAGTTTGGAATCACCTGCGATGGGAATCAAGAGACCTTTTTAATCAAAGGAAGGGAGACCTTCCCTCAGATAACTGGGGTCAGCCTAGGGTCCCATTCAGCTCAGAAGAGCAAGAGAGCTATGCCACTCCTTCCTGCAGTACACAATGCTGTGTTTTTAGGTTAATCATCCAAGGATATTACAGTTACTTTCAATGGTTAATGAATAGCTTCTAAGTGCCTGCTTCATTTAATTGTCCAAAGGCCAGTTGGTCCCAGAGCATATAAAGCTGAGAGCTGGCTAATGAGAGCATTCTCTCTGAGCAGGGGAAGCAGGGGAGTGGCAGGGTCAGGGAGCTGGGTTCCAAAGGAGCTGGGATGCAGAACAGAACCTGTCTAGTTCTCTGTGCCTTTGCCCTCCTGACGGGCTTCCTGATGATCTGCCTGGGGGCCTTCTTCATTTCCTCGGGCTCCCTGTTCAACTGCCGGGGGAACCTGATCCTGGCCTATTTGCTTCTGCCTCTGGGGTTTGTGATCCTTCTGAGTGGAATTTTCTGGAGCACCTACCACCAGGCCAGTGAAAGCAAAGGGGTGTTCAGCCGTGTGTTCAGACAGTACGGTGCTCAGGGGGCCCTGCCCCTGGCCACAGTGGACAGGTACGTGCTGAGAAGCCAGAGGACTGGGGAGCACggaggtggggctgagttccgGAAAAGGTCAATGACTTCTAATCCACTGGGGAGCAACTTACACATCCCATGGGGCTATGTGTCTACAACTGAAGCTTTATTGTCAGGGAATTACTCTGGGATTAGACATTAGGAAGAATGGTGCTGCCTCTGGGGAAAACTATGAAGTAGAGGGAATTTATGCCAGAGAATAACCACCCTTCTCCCATCACCACTGAAAAACCCACCAAAGCCAATTTAAGAGGTCAAACTCGTTTTCTTTTGTTGTATCATGGGAGCTGTCCTTAGAGGCAGGTGATGGTTAGTTATTCCTCATAACCTGGCTACCAGGTTGTAAGGAAAGCAAGTCCCAGACCAAATTCTGTCACACAACAAATGAGCAAGCAAGCATAAAATCagctctataatctcttcaggaACTCAGTGAAGTCCCAGCTTTCTGTACTCTTAGGTGTTCGGATCACACATTGCATGAAAGATTTCCCTGAGACAAGGCACTCATATTCCAGAGGTAATAATTGGTTAACCTTActacctcatacccattaggatggctattatcaaataaGCAGAAAACAACAAGGTTAGCAAGGatgtagaaaaactggaaaacttgtgcgctgctggtgggaatgcaaaatagtgcaGCTGCTCTGTGGTATGGAGGATCCTCAGaacattaaatatagaattaGCACTTGATCTAGCACTTCCCCTTCTGGGTATATAGACAAAATCATTGAaggcagggacttgaacagatatttgtacaccaatgttcatagcagcattcttcacaacagccaaaaggtggaaacaaccataTATCcaacagtggatgaatggataaacaaaatatggtacgTACAaaagatggaatattattcatccttaaaaagaaaggaaatactgATGCAGCTAtaacatgaatgaaacttgaagacattacgctaagtgaaataggccagaaataagcccaaaagacaaatattatatgattccacttatatgaggtacctagagcagtCAGATTCATAGACAGAATGTACAGCAGTGGTTACCAGGTGCTGGGGGAGGCGGGAATggagagttactgtttaatgagtacagagtttcagtctggaatgatgaaaaagttctgaagatgaaTAATGGTGATGGCTgcaaaacaatgtgaatgtatttaataccactgaactgtacacttaaaatagctaaagtggtaaattttatgttatatgtactttaccacaataaaaaattttcagTTAACCTTATGGTAAGTATCAGACAACCAAAAATCTCCTAATTTTTGGCTGAACACGGAATCATTTAGGGATAAAACCTCAGGCATCATCCTTAAGGTACAGTCTGCAAGACTCCATaaattcttttgttctcttcatctAAGATATTGGgtcggccaaaaagtttgttcaggtttttctgtaacatcttacggaaaaccccgaacgaactttttggccaaaaaaTATTTTAGCTACTCCATGTACCTTGAATATAAGTGATTTTTATCCATGACAGTTGATTTTTGACATGATTATGCTAATAAGATACTAATTACAATGACCAAAACCCATTTCCAATGTTTATTATACTAACTGCAAGGTCTCTGGGtttgataaaaaattaaagataacggAAGTGATTGTAGAAGATGCTTCTAGAgtgatggttttctttctttctttctttcttttttttttttttgtataaatattAGATGATTGCCTCCAGAGTGTGAATTCCTGTAACTGATTGCCTTTAGGATGTAGCTTAATTTACTAACACATGCATAATATTGTACGGTCTGTGCTGAAATACTTTAAACTATGGTATCACAACACCTCCCTTTTACTGCCTCTTTCTGCTGCATCAAATAGATGCCCAGCCCACTCAGAATGGCTAGTAAGTCAGTAAATGGTAAGTTACATTTCTCAGAAGTATTTGCATTCTAAATGGGTACCCAAAGGGGTCTGCAATGGTGGAATTCAGGACACTGGGAATGTGAAGCAGTGTcggggggctgggggttgggagaAGTGGATGGGACATGGGGGCAGGCAGCAGTCATCCCGGAGCCTCTCAAATCACTCCAGGGAACAGCTCAACTTTCTGTCTTCAGTGCCTTTACACATGTGCCCCATGGCACAGCCTTGGCTATTCTGAGTGAAGGCTGAGATGTATGCTGTACAGTAGATAGCTCCTTCAGCTCTTTGGTTTTGGGCCTGGTAACGTTGGAATGGAGCTGTGGCTACAAATGGCAGTCCCCGTTCTGTTGTGGTTACATACCACACACACTCCCTGTAGGCAGTGGAACGATTCACTCTATAAATAGACGACTAAATCAAGCTCACCCTCTCTCTTCTTCACCTCCACGCCACCCCCAATCCCATTCACGATGGAGAAGCCAGAGGATTTAGCAATTAGCAATACTGGGCAAGATTACCAATGAGTACATCAGCTCTGGCATGAATGGCTCCTTTAGCCATTGGCCTGTTGGCATGGAAAGGGCCACTACTGAAATCTACATAAAGTTGTCAgttgaaatagtttgagaaatAAGTATGGCGGCAGGAGAAGGGGCGGACTAGCTGATTGAAAGAGTGATAGGAGAGAGAGAAGCATCTGATAGAGTTCAGGAATCTTCATGGAGCTGGTTTTCATTCACCATTTGGTTGGTTGTGAGGATCTGAGACAGTGAGTGCAATCGAGTAGAAGATGATGTGTGTGAATGGGGACAAAGACGTGAATGAACTAAATAACTGGATAGAGAGATGCTCCACAGTCAAGGCCCCCATGTCCCCTACGCCTGATAAGGATCTCACACTGAAAGTCCCTGGTTCCAACGAGTAAGAGAGAGGGAATAGTTTGGAATAACCCAATGGGAAGAATATGAGTATAGAGGCACACATCCAACGGCTGATAAAGAGGGTTTTGCTGGAAGAgcagcacattttttaaaaactggtgatGCCAGGGAAGAAGAACATCTGTTTCAAAATCAATGTTTCTTAACAGTTTA
It contains:
- the TMEM252 gene encoding transmembrane protein 252, coding for MQNRTCLVLCAFALLTGFLMICLGAFFISSGSLFNCRGNLILAYLLLPLGFVILLSGIFWSTYHQASESKGVFSRVFRQYGAQGALPLATVDRPDFYPPAYEESLDAEKQACPAEQESSGVPPPPYTETGLEFADEGDAHPEAPPSYDESVADTVEAATPLQDAQRQNQEC